Proteins encoded by one window of Azospirillum brasilense:
- a CDS encoding OmpA family protein, producing MAVPALPGPPPDPPVAALKAGLRAAFRIGFDFNSARIRPESRAVLDRIGAVMTAPEAATARFRIVGHTDAVGGDAANRALSQRRADAVADYLAERHGVRRDRLDTAGMGAREPLLPKKPKAAENRRVEIVNLGG from the coding sequence GTGGCCGTGCCCGCCCTGCCGGGGCCGCCGCCGGACCCGCCCGTCGCGGCGCTGAAGGCCGGGCTGCGCGCCGCCTTCCGGATCGGCTTCGACTTCAACTCGGCGCGCATCCGTCCGGAATCGCGGGCGGTGCTCGACCGCATCGGCGCGGTGATGACGGCGCCGGAGGCGGCGACCGCCCGCTTCCGCATCGTCGGCCACACCGACGCGGTGGGCGGCGACGCGGCCAACCGGGCGCTGTCGCAGCGCCGGGCCGACGCCGTGGCGGATTATCTGGCGGAACGGCACGGTGTGCGCCGCGACCGGCTGGACACCGCCGGGATGGGCGCGCGGGAACCGCTGCTGCCCAAAAAGCCGAAGGCGGCGGAGAACCGGCGGGTGGAGATCGTCAATCTGGGAGGGTGA
- the tagF gene encoding type VI secretion system-associated protein TagF, with the protein MSPGFAVGFHGKVPARGDFVGYGLPRGVLLPWDAWLTEVLDAAVRQLGSPWERLFQSAPVWRFALSPGLCGEPPLAGIMMPSADRVGRQYPFTIVGTLPYGTDLAVVPVACLHWFTRAESIAADACRAGADVDALPARMAILGRPEPNGADPTVATVVEERVGPLPPRASLWWSRGGGRVPPSVLTCCGLPRSSRAAAFIDGAWERRGWDDLDG; encoded by the coding sequence ATGAGTCCCGGTTTCGCGGTGGGCTTCCACGGGAAGGTGCCGGCGCGCGGCGATTTCGTGGGCTACGGCCTGCCGCGCGGCGTGCTGCTTCCCTGGGACGCCTGGCTGACGGAGGTTCTGGACGCGGCGGTGCGCCAGCTCGGCTCGCCCTGGGAGCGGCTGTTCCAGTCGGCCCCGGTCTGGCGCTTCGCCCTGTCGCCCGGCCTGTGCGGTGAACCACCGCTCGCCGGCATCATGATGCCCAGCGCCGACCGGGTGGGCCGGCAATACCCCTTCACCATCGTCGGCACGCTGCCCTACGGCACCGACCTCGCGGTGGTGCCGGTGGCCTGCCTGCACTGGTTCACCCGCGCGGAATCCATCGCCGCCGACGCCTGCCGCGCCGGGGCCGACGTGGACGCTCTGCCCGCCCGCATGGCGATCCTGGGCCGTCCGGAACCGAACGGCGCCGACCCCACTGTCGCCACCGTGGTCGAGGAGCGCGTCGGCCCGCTGCCCCCCCGCGCCAGCCTGTGGTGGAGCCGCGGCGGCGGGCGGGTTCCGCCCTCGGTCCTGACCTGCTGCGGCCTGCCGCGCTCGTCCCGCGCCGCCGCCTTCATCGACGGCGCCTGGGAGCGGCGGGGCTGGGACGACCTCGACGGGTAG